The Diospyros lotus cultivar Yz01 chromosome 11, ASM1463336v1, whole genome shotgun sequence region TTCGGTAAGTAGTAGCCAGCAGTAAGCAGCAGCTGTTGcttctccctcttttgttttctttttatttttttgttatttaatttagtatttatattaatatttgattatttgttattcaaatatttattaattattattattaatgtttttaaaaaattaatatttgcaacttgcaagcaAGCAACAAATGTAGCAAGCTGCCTTTGTTGCTACTTGCTGTTGCTTCTTGGGGCTGTTGTTAGTTCTTGGCTTTGTTTGTTAGCTAGTTAGCCTAAttgtctattttaattcaatcattcaatgtcaatttacttaggaaaaaaaagaagaaaaaagaaaatcatgtCGGATGGAATTGGGAGTACGGAAGCATCGTCCGATGCCGCCTCAGTtcttaaaaggaaatcaaatgatgtcggataggagtatggaatgttaattaatccgaagaatatggataaagtTAAATGCAAGTTGTGTGGTAAAGTTATGTCTGGAGGAGTTTACAAAGTCAAAGAACACATCGGCCACATTTCCGgaaatgtttctgcatgtccaaaatcttctctgGATGATAAAGCTAAATGCAAGAATGCTATTGCCGAggcaaagagtaagaagaagaataagaagcatGAGGAAGATATGATGAGATCTTTGGTTAATATTTCTGACAAGGGGAAAAGagtggatgatgaagatgaattggaAGAGTTAGGGAGCAAAAAAGCGCCTCGTACTCTTGGCCCTATAGATAAGTTTGCAAGCTCCATTAGTCTTGAAATTTGTTTGAGTTCGAGAATAACGCAAAGGCAGCAAAATATTAGTGAAGCATTgtttaaagagagaacacagaTTGTACAAGgatattgtgctagatgggtgtacgaagctggtatacctttcaatgctattgatcatgatagcttcaaattgtttgttgaggcggttggtcaatttgggccgAGGTTCAAACCTCCTAGTCAATACCAGTTGAGGGAACCGTTATTAAAGGAAGAGGTTGACAGAATGAAAGACTTactgaagaagcatgaagaagagtgggcacaaaATGGATGCTCTATTATGACAGACGCTTGGACAGACAGAAAAAGaaggagcatcatgaacctatgtgttaattctagcATGGGTActgcttttctttcttcaaaagaAGCATCAGACGAAGCACATATAAGTGAACTCATATTTGAGTATGTGGACATGTgtattgagcaagttgggccacaaaatgtCGTCCAAGTAGTAACCGACAATGTTGTCAACAATATGGGAGCGACAAAATTATTGAAgctgaagaggccaaatatcttttggacatcatgtgttactcacaccatcaatttgatgcttgaaagtattgggAAAATGCCAAGatataagaaagtcattgatcaggcaAAGAGTTTGACAATATTCttttatgcacaccataagaccttgtccttaatgaggtcatttatgaagaagagggatatagtgagaTCGGGAGTCACTAGAtttgctttttctttccttactttgcagagtttgatggagaaaaaggcccAATTGAGGTCAATGTTTACCAGCTTTGAATGAGAGGAGTGTAAATGGTCAAAGAATGTTAAAGGGAAAACAACATATGCTATTGTGATGAGCATtgctttttggaatggtgtaactttatgccttaaggtttttgcacctttggtaAAGGTGCTTTGAATTGTTGATGTAGatagaaagccttctatgggTTTTTTATATGGAGAGATTAAGTAAGCAAATgaagatattaaggaggccCTAAATAATCTTGAGAAAAACTATCAGCCTGTTAtagagattattgaagcaagggtgaaagataggctagatagtccatTGCATTTGGCgccttaccttttgaatccctactaccttttcaagaataagactatatatcttgataatgaagtgatggatgggttttttaattgtgtggagatgttttatcatgGTGATGATCATTTTGAATTGCAAGGTCATGTcataaatgttgagttgccaaagtatactcGTAAAGAGAGAGCTTTTGGAAAAGTGTGGGCAGCTCAAGGCTGtgcaaaaaatgatgacaattataatctaggtataaaattcctttaatcCTTTTCTTAGTTCCTAATGTGTATTAgtatataaatttgtttattttatacttgttaacttatgtagttacatggtggatgacttatggaaatcaaacttcAAAATTGCAACGAATGGCAACAAGAATCCTCTCGTTAACCAGTAGTTCatccggttgtgaaagaaattggagcacttttgtAAGGGTTAGtgcatattttaaaacatttttaatattttaatgtcaTTATCCCTATGAAAATATGAActatatttctttaatatcaataacttatctatcatttaaattgatattacttttattttatttatgtagatacatatgaagaaaagaaatagactggATGTAcatcgattgaacaatcttgtcaatgtccaatttaatgcaaaactgatgaacaagcaaaagagggagaaggaaaggaatgttgaaggatggattgttgaaggaggagatgatgaagaagttgagtCTGGTACGGGGCTTACTTGGGAAGTGATTGGTAAGCATCCGGagcagacgagatgcttcaatctcgaagaagttctaggatgagagagcttcatgaagatgattttcaatcagaagaagaagatgagcaagagctcaatgaatttgattttgagggtgatgaagatcatgtattggaagaatatggagaggaagaattccaattagatagttagatacTTAGATTCTTCAAGTATGGTCTATattgcattattgttgcttttgtCTTATTGAAGTTTGAACCCAGAACTAATCTACAACAATTGCtttctcatgcttaattctatatttcacttgtcattccattattgttgtattattggtttatgttgcattattgatgcttttcaactttgatttaattgaaaataacatcaaattacatcacaaagttaaaaaaaaaaaaaaaaaaaaaaaagtagtagTTTTCCTAGGCCCTGCTTAGGCCCCCTAGgtgctaggccccagcctggtgCCCGATTAGCGCCTAGCGcttagcgccttttagaacactgtttAGGAGGCTGGCAGTTCGGGGAAATTGTCGTAGTAGTTGGGGAAGGTACTCCCAGGTGTCCTCCCTCACGGATCCTCCTTGCCATCTGACTAGCACCTGAATAAGAGGAGCCCCTCGATGGTAGATGACTCTTCTGTCCAATATAGCCTCTGGCTCCTTTGTGACTTTCTTCTCCCTAGGTAAAACAGGCAACCTTGGGTTCACTCGTTCTTGCCCTGTGGACTTCTTTAGTAGGGAAACATGGAAGACCGGGTGAATGTGGGAGCCTTCGGGAAGTTGTAAACGATAAGCCACCTTGCTTACCTTAGCCGTTATGGGGAAGGGCCCGAAGTATTTAGGGCTAAGTTTAGAGATTGGTCCTTGAGAAATGGCTTTAAGATGGGGGTACCTCAGCCGCAGATAGACATTCTCTCCCACTCCAAATTCTCGGTCAGTCCTCCTCCTATCGGCCTGCTGCTTCATCCGGTTTTGGGCTGATGCCAACTCTTGTTTGAGTTGCTGTATCACCCCTCTCCTTTGCTGGAAATACTCCTTAACTGCACCAGCTGAGGTGCACTATTCGATGGCTGGTAGAATTGGAGGTTTAAACCCGAATACAGCTTCAAAGGGTGACATCTTTATGGATGAGTGGtggctggaattgtaccaccactgagctAGAGCTAGCCACCTATGCCAACTCTTAGGTTGCAGCAAACACACGCAGCGGAGGTAGGCTTCGAGACTTTGATAGGTTCACCCTTTCGGTCTGCCCATCCGATTGAGGGTGATATGCAATCGATAGGTTGAGTTTCGTGCCCATGTTTTTCATCAACTCCCTCCAAAAGTGGCTGGTAAAAATCTTATCCTGGTTGAATATGATAGTCTTAGGGACCCCGTGCATTGCGACTACCCGGTTAGTGAACGCCCTGGCCACTTCTTGGGCTGTGTAAGGGTGTGCTAGCCCCACAAAGTGCGCAAACTTAGTGAGCTTGTCGACAATCACCATTACGCAATCCTTGCCCTCAGAACGTGGCAGTCCTTCGATGAAATCCATGGACATGCTTGTCCATGACTGTTCTGGAATGGGCAGTGGTTGTAGAAGCCTGGGGTATGCCACGTTCTCATGTTTGCACCTCTTACATGTATCACTCCCCAAAACAAAACCCTTGACCGTCCCCCTAAGCCCAGGCCAGTGGAATAGCTGTCGCACCCTCAAGTAGGTGTTTTGGATGCCCGAATGTCCCCCTAAAGGAGACTCATGAAGTGACTGCAAAATTTTCCTCTTAAGCTCCTCCTTGTGGCCTATTACTATCCGGCCTTTATACCTCTGCAGCCCATCCATCATCGGATATCCTTCTACCTCCCCACTTCCCAAAGCCAATTTTTCCAGCAGGCCTTTAATATGGTCATCTCCCTCATAGCTGTCCACCACCTCTTTACACCATTCGGGAATTACCACAGTCATGGCGGCAGATCTTGCTTCTTCTTGGCACCTGGACAATGCATCCGCTGCTAggttctctttcccttttttgtATTGGATTGAGTAGTCCAAGCCCATTAGTTTGGTCATCCCTTTCTTTTGGAGTTGAGATTGAAGCTTTTGTTGGAGCAGAAACTTCAAGGACTCGTGATCCGTTTTGATAATAAACCTTCTCGCCTCCAAATAATGGCGCCACTTTTCAATAGCCATTAGGACAACCAAGAACTTCTTCTCATAAACACTAAGCCCAAGGTGTCTAGGACTTGTTGGAGAGAATGAGACATCTCGGTTGTAGTCTCATTCTTGTGTTGCTGGTTGTGTGTTCTGCTGTGTTGTATCTTGGATGGTTGTATTATTTAGTTGTAGTTCTGTTTGTAGCAGAATATTTGTTAGTTGCGTTTGTTATGTTTGTTTAGCTTTGCTGTTAAggctatatatatgtgttagcCTCTCGGTTGTTACAAAGAGATTTAATTTCtcattaatcaaatattttggaCGAGGTACTTTTTGTCAGATCTTCCAGTTTTCattcaatttcattttgtttcatggtatcagagccatcgcgACTTGCGTCCATGGCTTCTTCTGATTCGACCTCGTCTCCTTCATTATCTTCTGCTGCTTTGTCTGATTTTGCTTCGGTATCTAAGGCGTTCAGTTTTGCACCTACAAAACTGGACTTAAACAATTACCTCTACTGGAAGGCACAGATCTTAATTACAATTAGAGCTTACGATCTGCTGCCTTTCATAAATAAAACTGATCTACTGCCTAAGTATGTTCAATCGAGTGATGCTGAGCCTAATTCGGAACCAGCAGTTAATCCTGAATTCCTACGGTGGATGCGATCAGATCAGCTTCTTCTAGGATGGCTGTTTTCGACAATTGATAAGGAGGTAATTGGACAAGTCATTCATTGTGAATCTGCAGCAGAGGTATGGAATACTcttgaaaatttgttttctcgACAAACGGTTGCTCGTTCCTTTCAATTGAAACAGCAACTTAGGTCTCTTAAGAAAGGTGATATGACTATCACTGAATATATTCTTAAGATCAAGACTATTAATCATGCATTAACAGCAATTGGAGAACCATTGAATGATCAAGATCTATTAATGACAGTTCTGCATGGATTAGGTGAAGATTATGAAACTGTTGTTGGCTTAATTACGTATCAGATGAATGATATTGACCTTGAAAAAGTTCAGTATCTCTtaatgatgcatgaacaaaggttATCTTCGAAGAACATGGAGATATCTAGTGGATTGCCTAAATTTGATTCAGCTGCTGCTATGAATGTAAGCTATGCTCCACAACAGCCTAGAAATAACGGTGGAAATAATAATAGTAGAGGAGGTTTTCAAGGTTTTCAAAacagaggaggaagaggaaatGGTTTTAGAGGAGGTAGAGGCAGAGGCCGATTTTTTGGAAAAAGGTTTTACTGTCAACTTTGTGGAAAACCAGGCCACTTAGCTGATCGTTGTTACCATCGGTTTGATAGCAGTTTTCAACGTCCCTCCTTTGGTAGAGGTGGAAATGAATCAAGTTCTCAGGCctttgtagcgtctcatgaggGTAATGGAGCTTTCTTGACAGATTTAGGGTTTACTCAAGAGACTCATCATGGCTTTCCTCCTTCTCAGTTGAATGAACAATAtccgtcttcttcttcgtcatctTATCAACTAGGCGATACTTCTTGGTGTGTAGACTCTGGAGCTACAAACCATATCACTTCTAGTCTTCAAAATCTATCTCTTCATTCTCCCTATGGTGGTAATGACAAAGTAGCCGTAGGAAATGGTAAGGCTCTTCCTATTGCTCACATTGGCACTGGTACTATCCTTACTCAAACCAATCCTCCTTCTGTTCTTTCCTTATCTcaagttcttcatgttccttgCATGAAAAAGAATCTCATGAGTGTTTCACAGCTTACTAATGATCATAATATAATTGCTGAATTTCACTCTAACTTTTGTTTGATCAAGGACAAGGCCTCGAGCAAGGTGCTACTTCAAGGAGTTCTTAAGAATGGCCTCTATCAGCTGGATCCAGCATTTGTTCACGCTGCTTCTTCTGCTGCTCCTAGCTCCTCTAGTGCTGCCTTTCCTTCAAATTCGTCAATGTCTTCCATGACAAATGTCTGTTGTTTAGCAAACTGTAATAATGTTCAACGAACTTGTAATAAATCCAGCATGTCTTGTACTGATAGGCTTTGTAAACAGTGGCATGCTAGGTTGGGACATCCCTCTTTTTCTGTATTGAAACAAGTTCTTAATCAAATCAATATTCCTTGTTCATCTACTGATTTGTCATTTTGTGACTCATGTAAGTTGGGTAAACTTCATCAGCTACCCTTTGCAACTTGTCCTATTACAGCAACTCATCCCCTAGAATTGATATATTCAGACTTGTGGGGTCCTGCTCCTATGTTATCCATTGAGGGCTATAGGTATTACATTATCTTTGTTGATGCCTATACTCGATATATTTGGTTGTATCCAATGAAATTAAAGTCTGAAGCCTTGtctattttcaaaacttttcataAGTTTGCTGAGTTGCAatattctttcaaactcaaagCTCTTCAAACCGATAATGGTGGAGAATTCAAAGCCTTTATACCCTATCTTCATAGTTGTGGCATTCAGTCTCGGTTCTCTTGTCCCTATactcaccaacaaaatggtgtggctgaaagaaaacatagacaCATTGCTGAAATGGGACTTACTCTTTTAGCTCATGCTAACATGCCTTTGAAATATTGGGTTGAAGCTTTTCAAA contains the following coding sequences:
- the LOC127813228 gene encoding uncharacterized protein LOC127813228, with amino-acid sequence MLINPKNMDKVKCKLCGKVMSGGVYKVKEHIGHISGNVSACPKSSLDDKAKCKNAIAEAKSKKKNKKHEEDMMRSLVNISDKGKRVDDEDELEELGSKKAPRTLGPIDKFASSISLEICLSSRITQRQQNISEALFKERTQIVQGYCARWVYEAGIPFNAIDHDSFKLFVEAVGQFGPRFKPPSQYQLREPLLKEEVDRMKDLLKKHEEEWAQNGCSIMTDAWTDRKRRSIMNLCVNSSMGTAFLSSKEASDEAHISELIFEYVDMCIEQVGPQNVVQVVTDNVVNNMGATKLLKLKRPNIFWTSCVTHTINLMLESIGKMPRYKKVIDQAKSLTIFFYAHHKTLSLMRSFMKKRDIVRSGVTRFAFSFLTLQSLMEKKAQLRSMFTSFE